A section of the Polyangium spumosum genome encodes:
- a CDS encoding c-type cytochrome, producing MHGRRLLTLVLSCLISACAAEEAGEPGETSTPLDERAEIGLQIAPVPLKLEGADRDVVGLGSYLVNAASACVDCHSCPTYAPGESPFTGGRGRLDAANYLGGGVPMGQGIVAPGLTPDTNGLPGGLTREQFVAAMRTGRSPHQPDHVLRVMPWPLYRHLSDQDLGAMYEYLRAIPPAQPGTCTRPGE from the coding sequence ATGCACGGGCGACGTCTCCTCACCCTCGTACTTTCGTGCCTGATCTCCGCGTGCGCCGCCGAGGAGGCGGGAGAGCCCGGAGAGACGAGCACGCCGCTCGACGAGCGGGCCGAGATCGGGCTCCAGATCGCGCCCGTGCCGCTGAAGCTCGAGGGCGCGGATCGAGATGTCGTGGGGCTCGGGAGTTATCTCGTCAATGCGGCGTCCGCGTGCGTCGATTGCCATAGCTGCCCGACGTACGCGCCGGGCGAGAGCCCGTTCACCGGCGGGCGCGGCCGGCTCGACGCGGCGAATTACCTCGGCGGCGGCGTGCCGATGGGGCAAGGGATCGTCGCCCCGGGCCTCACGCCCGATACGAACGGCTTGCCCGGCGGGCTCACGCGTGAGCAATTCGTGGCGGCCATGCGCACGGGGAGGAGCCCGCACCAGCCCGATCACGTCCTCCGGGTCATGCCGTGGCCGCTCTATCGGCACCTGTCCGACCAGGATCTCGGCGCGATGTACGAATACCTGCGCGCCATCCCGCCCGCGCAGCCGGGCACGTGCACGCGACCGGGCGAATGA
- a CDS encoding bifunctional serine/threonine-protein kinase/ABC transporter substrate-binding protein, producing the protein MPPSAAREQAERRVGRTLRDKYRIERVLGVGGMATVYLAVHRNGHRVAVKILHPELSASVTQRERFVREGYVANSIEHPGAVRVLDDDVSDDGCPFLVMELLEGETLDQRRRRGGGHLPCRDVLAIGHALCDALAAAHDKGIVHRDIKPENVFLTSDGTLKILDFGIARVADEEGPGGVAGTPAYMPPEQALGDRGSIDARTDLWAVGATMFTLITGRLVHDASRATELLTSTATKPAPRIGDVAPEVPREVARVIDEALAYSRHDRFEDAREMRDAIGSAHAAVYGEALSLMAPRSSMSSLSSLAMPSSSRISLQPASARTSRPRPDLVETVLDAPPANEGTPRPPSLAPAAAPIEGAAQNTVSEPLSSTPTREPPEDPNRARGLLMMSAALGMIATLLVLFVARSSRTAPTEMAPPPTHTSECTTNADCADKAGGKAICRKDRGACVALETDQCSVLAEKGDVTNDSTIWIGAMYPHDEEKGSSYGQQAVRAVDLARRDFASLTGGLPPTSGGGKPRPLGIVLCDDTEDAERAASHLVEDVGVPAVLGFARSKEVLDLASSFFLPKGVLAFASNTASMLTDIAQAPGDPRLVLRVTTSATMSTGAKAAFLEGVLEPEIRKRPGLLRPGERLRVAIVRVDNASGVSHADKLLSVLRWNGKSAAENGDDLRQFVVEDRLTGQSEGSFGPVIEAIGAFAPHVVFEAGSGARFLVELEQRWPKRLPFRPYYVMSGSLASDRFLALIGERPDASRRLLSVDAAVSPALAKFVVHHNEIFPEQVTPYGATSAPYDAFYAVAYAAIALGDEPVTGRNLARAVRRLVPPGEPIEVGQGGIYPAIKALRAGKNIDLAGAQTSLDFDAETGDATVDFAVYCLDPKRRVAVDAGLVYRARTGKLEGAMRCP; encoded by the coding sequence ATGCCCCCCTCCGCCGCCCGAGAGCAAGCCGAACGCCGCGTCGGCCGAACGCTCCGGGACAAATACCGCATCGAGCGCGTGCTCGGCGTGGGCGGCATGGCCACGGTCTACCTCGCCGTGCATCGCAACGGCCACCGGGTGGCCGTCAAGATCCTCCACCCCGAGCTCTCGGCGAGCGTGACGCAGCGCGAGCGCTTCGTGCGCGAGGGTTACGTCGCGAACTCGATCGAGCACCCCGGCGCCGTGCGCGTGCTCGACGACGACGTCTCCGACGACGGCTGCCCGTTCCTCGTGATGGAGCTGCTCGAAGGCGAGACGCTCGATCAGCGGCGCAGGCGCGGGGGAGGACACCTCCCCTGCCGCGACGTGCTCGCCATCGGACACGCGCTCTGCGACGCGCTCGCCGCCGCGCACGACAAGGGCATCGTCCACCGCGACATCAAGCCCGAGAACGTGTTCCTCACGTCCGACGGCACGCTGAAGATCCTCGACTTCGGCATCGCGCGCGTGGCCGACGAGGAGGGCCCCGGCGGCGTCGCGGGCACGCCCGCGTACATGCCGCCCGAGCAGGCGCTCGGCGACCGCGGCTCCATCGACGCGCGCACCGACCTCTGGGCCGTGGGCGCGACGATGTTCACGCTCATCACGGGCAGGCTCGTCCACGACGCGAGCCGCGCGACGGAGCTGCTCACGAGCACCGCGACGAAGCCCGCCCCGCGCATCGGCGACGTCGCGCCCGAGGTGCCGCGCGAGGTCGCGCGCGTCATCGACGAGGCCCTCGCGTACTCGCGCCACGACAGGTTCGAGGACGCGCGCGAGATGCGCGACGCGATCGGCTCGGCCCACGCCGCGGTCTACGGCGAGGCCCTCTCCCTCATGGCGCCTCGCAGCAGCATGAGCTCGCTGAGCTCGCTCGCCATGCCTTCGTCGAGCCGCATCTCGCTGCAGCCCGCGTCGGCGCGCACGTCACGGCCGCGGCCCGACCTCGTGGAGACGGTCCTCGACGCGCCGCCTGCCAACGAGGGCACGCCGCGCCCGCCCTCGCTCGCGCCTGCGGCCGCGCCCATCGAGGGAGCGGCGCAGAACACGGTCAGCGAGCCGCTGTCGTCGACGCCCACGCGCGAGCCGCCCGAGGATCCCAACCGCGCACGAGGGCTGCTCATGATGTCGGCCGCCCTCGGCATGATCGCCACGCTGCTCGTGCTCTTCGTGGCCCGATCGAGCCGCACGGCGCCGACCGAGATGGCGCCGCCTCCCACACACACGAGCGAGTGCACGACGAACGCGGACTGCGCGGACAAGGCGGGCGGCAAGGCCATCTGCCGCAAGGACCGCGGCGCCTGCGTCGCGCTCGAGACCGATCAGTGCAGCGTGCTCGCCGAGAAGGGCGACGTCACGAACGACAGCACGATCTGGATCGGCGCGATGTACCCGCACGACGAGGAAAAAGGCTCGTCGTACGGGCAACAAGCCGTGCGCGCCGTGGACCTCGCCCGGCGCGATTTCGCGAGCCTGACCGGCGGGCTGCCGCCCACGAGCGGAGGGGGAAAGCCGCGCCCGCTCGGGATCGTGCTCTGCGACGACACCGAGGACGCCGAGCGCGCGGCGTCGCACCTCGTCGAGGACGTCGGCGTGCCCGCGGTCCTCGGCTTCGCGCGCAGCAAGGAGGTCCTCGACCTCGCGAGCTCGTTTTTCCTCCCGAAGGGCGTACTCGCGTTCGCCTCGAACACCGCCTCGATGCTCACGGACATCGCCCAGGCGCCGGGAGATCCGCGCCTCGTCCTGCGCGTGACCACGAGCGCGACGATGTCGACGGGCGCGAAGGCCGCGTTCCTCGAGGGCGTGCTCGAGCCGGAGATCCGCAAGCGCCCCGGCCTCCTGCGCCCGGGCGAGCGGCTGCGCGTGGCCATCGTGCGCGTGGACAACGCGTCGGGCGTGAGCCACGCGGACAAGCTGCTCTCGGTCCTGCGCTGGAACGGCAAGAGCGCCGCCGAGAACGGCGACGATCTGCGCCAGTTCGTGGTGGAGGATCGGCTCACGGGGCAATCGGAGGGCTCGTTCGGCCCCGTGATCGAGGCGATCGGCGCGTTCGCGCCGCACGTCGTCTTCGAGGCGGGATCGGGCGCGCGTTTCCTCGTCGAGCTCGAGCAGCGCTGGCCGAAGCGCCTGCCCTTCCGGCCGTATTACGTCATGTCGGGCTCGCTCGCGTCCGACCGCTTCCTCGCGCTCATCGGAGAGCGCCCCGACGCGTCGCGCCGCCTGCTCAGCGTCGACGCCGCCGTGAGCCCGGCGCTCGCGAAGTTCGTCGTGCACCACAACGAGATCTTCCCCGAGCAGGTGACGCCGTACGGCGCCACGAGCGCCCCGTACGACGCGTTCTACGCCGTCGCGTACGCCGCCATCGCGCTCGGCGACGAGCCCGTCACCGGCCGGAACCTCGCGCGCGCCGTGCGTCGCCTCGTCCCGCCCGGCGAGCCGATCGAGGTCGGCCAGGGCGGCATCTACCCCGCGATCAAGGCCCTGCGCGCGGGCAAGAACATCGACCTCGCGGGCGCGCAGACCTCGCTCGACTTCGACGCGGAGACCGGCGACGCCACCGTCGATTTCGCGGTGTATTGCCTCGATCCGAAGCGACGCGTCGCGGTCGACGCGGGGCTCGTCTACCGCGCCAGGACCGGCAAGCTCGAAGGCGCGATGCGTTGTCCGTGA
- a CDS encoding tetratricopeptide repeat protein — translation MEPLTPDALREALFNAVDEGDLDHLSALCESHEQAICDAFPGWRTVPEPFRAGPRLRWYIQGLTSVAQHMAALRGRPELFAALTTVPDDTQELLKRLEQALADVDAFAAQGRYEDAELAARAALLEGKGHKGGHQAMLTGRLGECLFHTGRVEGARAPFEETLALCEESGDDQGSLAALFSLFEVHRYLGETAEAAARAERIADILERLGDADEARAFRRRAARVRAGEPRCRVVAIVNDRPVELDELAGLQGSVQFIYERNRPELRVSSIATEEGERLGAAREFVRALEAFRRGAAADRHNPSPVYQAGVTCLFMGRPAEAAELFRKTEELAPGWFRCRAYRFLAERIAAGAVDPEVFALLSELDRPDLDPTEKARRAEQALAKADLGLLHLALGDALAAQRKNLEARAAYRRGLDIAEEPDVRTQLLVKLGNLVDDPAERVRLYRDAVALGGNLLFAAVARLSLASLPSA, via the coding sequence ATGGAGCCCCTCACCCCCGACGCCCTCCGCGAGGCCCTGTTCAACGCCGTCGATGAAGGCGACCTCGACCACCTCTCCGCCCTCTGCGAATCCCACGAGCAAGCCATCTGCGACGCCTTCCCCGGCTGGCGCACCGTCCCCGAGCCTTTTCGCGCCGGCCCTCGGCTCCGCTGGTACATCCAGGGCTTGACCTCCGTGGCCCAGCACATGGCCGCCCTGCGAGGCCGCCCCGAGCTCTTCGCCGCGCTCACCACCGTCCCCGACGACACCCAGGAGCTCCTGAAGCGCCTCGAACAGGCCCTCGCCGACGTCGACGCATTCGCCGCCCAGGGCCGCTACGAGGACGCCGAGCTCGCCGCGCGCGCCGCCCTCCTCGAAGGCAAGGGCCACAAGGGGGGCCACCAGGCCATGCTCACCGGCCGCCTCGGCGAGTGCCTCTTCCACACCGGCCGCGTCGAAGGCGCCCGCGCTCCCTTCGAGGAGACCCTCGCCCTCTGCGAGGAGTCCGGCGACGATCAGGGCTCCCTCGCCGCGCTCTTCTCCCTCTTCGAGGTCCACCGCTACCTCGGCGAAACCGCCGAGGCCGCCGCCCGCGCCGAGCGTATCGCCGACATCCTCGAGCGCCTCGGCGACGCCGACGAGGCCCGCGCCTTCCGCCGCCGCGCCGCGCGTGTCCGGGCCGGCGAGCCTCGTTGCCGCGTCGTCGCCATCGTCAACGACAGGCCCGTCGAGCTCGACGAGCTCGCAGGCCTCCAGGGCTCCGTCCAGTTCATCTACGAGCGCAACCGCCCCGAGCTGCGCGTCTCCTCCATCGCCACCGAGGAGGGCGAGCGCCTCGGCGCCGCGCGCGAGTTCGTCCGCGCCCTCGAGGCCTTCCGCCGCGGCGCCGCCGCCGATCGCCACAACCCTTCGCCCGTCTACCAGGCCGGCGTCACCTGCCTCTTCATGGGCCGCCCGGCCGAGGCCGCCGAGCTCTTCCGCAAGACCGAAGAGCTCGCCCCGGGCTGGTTCCGCTGCCGCGCCTACCGCTTCCTCGCCGAGCGGATCGCCGCCGGCGCCGTTGATCCCGAGGTCTTCGCCCTGCTCTCCGAGCTCGACCGACCCGACCTCGACCCGACCGAAAAGGCCCGCCGCGCCGAGCAGGCCCTCGCCAAGGCCGACCTCGGCCTGCTCCACCTCGCCCTCGGCGACGCCCTCGCCGCGCAGCGAAAAAACCTCGAAGCCCGCGCGGCCTACCGCCGTGGCCTCGACATCGCCGAGGAGCCCGACGTCCGCACGCAGCTCCTCGTCAAGCTCGGCAACCTCGTCGACGACCCTGCCGAGCGGGTCCGCCTCTACCGGGACGCCGTCGCCCTGGGCGGAAACCTCCTCTTCGCCGCCGTCGCCCGCCTCTCGCTCGCGTCTCTGCCTTCGGCCTGA
- a CDS encoding TVP38/TMEM64 family protein, giving the protein MRPPEPTASRSLRHAKIAAVAAVALGLFVAQRLGLFEVFGEPARIKQALVELGPWGYVAFVAAYAALQPFGVPGTIFVLAAPLIWPWPVAFVLSMAGTMAASVVGFSFARFVARDWVAKLVPARFRAYDEALAKRAFFTVFLLRFLFWMPPMLHVFFGVSRVRFQTHFWGSLAGYFLPLLATSYFGEKVFDAMRDAPPSAWIGVGAVLVVVLGLFWFFTRRSMQKALPS; this is encoded by the coding sequence GTGCGACCACCCGAGCCCACGGCAAGCCGCTCGCTCCGCCACGCGAAGATCGCCGCCGTCGCCGCGGTGGCCCTCGGGCTCTTCGTGGCGCAGCGCCTCGGCCTGTTCGAGGTCTTCGGTGAGCCCGCGCGGATCAAGCAGGCGCTCGTGGAGCTCGGGCCGTGGGGGTATGTCGCGTTCGTGGCGGCGTACGCCGCGCTCCAGCCCTTCGGCGTGCCGGGCACGATCTTCGTCCTCGCGGCGCCGCTCATCTGGCCGTGGCCTGTGGCGTTCGTGCTCTCCATGGCCGGCACGATGGCGGCGAGCGTGGTGGGCTTCTCGTTCGCGCGTTTCGTCGCGCGTGATTGGGTCGCGAAGCTCGTGCCGGCGCGCTTCCGCGCCTACGACGAGGCCCTCGCGAAGCGGGCGTTTTTCACCGTGTTCCTGCTGCGCTTCCTCTTCTGGATGCCGCCGATGCTGCACGTGTTCTTCGGCGTCTCCCGCGTGCGGTTCCAGACGCATTTCTGGGGCTCTCTGGCCGGGTACTTCCTGCCCCTTTTGGCGACCTCCTATTTTGGCGAGAAGGTCTTCGACGCCATGCGCGACGCGCCTCCCTCTGCATGGATCGGCGTGGGCGCCGTGCTGGTCGTCGTTTTGGGTCTCTTCTGGTTCTTCACCCGCCGCTCCATGCAGAAGGCTCTCCCCTCGTGA
- a CDS encoding c-type cytochrome — protein sequence MSSVPRALVLVSLVLLLLGCRKDERAEAPPTAPSASGTTLAQANGPPEPPPGDPEKGKTLVAKFQCNRCHEGTGLENPALDQDCVRCHQEIHAGTYKASPTTLAKWQKTIVHFRETPSLANIGGRLRRGFLEQFLLEPRDLRPHLDTTMPRLEITPEEARDVAAWLTASAAKAPAVSLDGASIEKGNTLFEAKGCRQCHEYTGAPRAALPAGVADLEGKGERMARALAPDLRYVRDRMAPGELVRWLDDPKAQKPDTLMPKTPLTSEEQRDLAAFLLRVELAPKIAKIIPPRLPVLDRKVTYEEVSRRVFRDTCWHCHAEPDYAIGDGGPGNTGGFGYRPRGLNLAEYEGIQAGYIDEKGERRSVFSPMPDGTPRLVYAMLARYREEAGQTDPALRGMPLSLPPVTPEDIQLVETWIAQGRPQ from the coding sequence GTGTCCTCCGTGCCCCGCGCGCTCGTCCTCGTCAGTCTGGTCCTCCTCCTCCTCGGCTGTCGCAAGGACGAGCGCGCGGAGGCACCTCCTACCGCTCCCTCCGCGAGCGGGACGACCCTCGCCCAGGCAAATGGGCCTCCCGAGCCCCCGCCCGGCGACCCCGAAAAAGGAAAAACCCTCGTCGCCAAGTTCCAGTGCAACCGCTGCCACGAGGGCACCGGCCTGGAGAACCCCGCGCTCGATCAGGATTGCGTCCGCTGCCACCAGGAGATTCACGCCGGCACGTACAAGGCCTCGCCGACGACGCTGGCGAAGTGGCAAAAGACCATCGTCCACTTCCGCGAGACCCCGTCACTCGCCAACATCGGCGGCCGATTGCGCCGCGGATTCCTCGAACAGTTCCTGCTCGAGCCCCGCGACCTGCGCCCGCACCTCGACACCACGATGCCGCGCCTCGAGATCACGCCCGAGGAGGCGCGTGACGTCGCCGCGTGGCTGACGGCTTCGGCGGCGAAGGCCCCGGCCGTCTCGCTCGACGGCGCGAGTATCGAGAAGGGCAATACGCTCTTCGAGGCGAAGGGCTGCCGCCAGTGTCACGAATACACGGGCGCCCCGCGCGCCGCGCTCCCGGCCGGCGTGGCGGACCTCGAAGGAAAAGGCGAACGGATGGCCCGCGCGCTCGCCCCGGATCTGCGGTACGTCCGGGATCGGATGGCGCCCGGCGAGCTCGTCCGCTGGCTCGACGATCCGAAGGCGCAAAAGCCCGATACCCTCATGCCGAAGACGCCGCTCACGTCGGAGGAGCAGCGCGACCTCGCGGCTTTCCTGCTGCGCGTCGAGCTCGCGCCAAAAATCGCGAAGATCATCCCGCCGCGCCTGCCCGTGCTCGACCGGAAGGTGACGTACGAGGAGGTGAGCCGCCGCGTCTTCCGCGACACCTGCTGGCATTGCCACGCCGAGCCCGATTACGCGATCGGCGACGGCGGGCCGGGCAACACGGGCGGGTTCGGGTATCGGCCCCGGGGCCTGAACCTCGCCGAATACGAGGGCATCCAGGCCGGCTACATCGACGAGAAGGGCGAGCGCCGCAGCGTCTTCTCGCCGATGCCCGACGGCACCCCGCGCCTCGTCTATGCGATGCTCGCCCGCTACCGCGAGGAGGCCGGACAAACCGACCCGGCCCTCCGCGGGATGCCGCTCTCCTTGCCCCCGGTCACGCCGGAGGACATCCAGCTCGTGGAGACCTGGATCGCCCAGGGAAGGCCGCAGTGA
- a CDS encoding MBL fold metallo-hydrolase translates to MNDPRRQKGLRLERARASAQFKDGRFVNPSGATPDLEGSSLPLLGEFFFRGGRRTPKGPLPVSRPHEAWARPSETGLRVTWLGHSTVLLELDGRRVLTDPVFGERVSPVSFAGPKRFHPVPAGLDELPPLDAVLLSHDHFDHLCAPTVAALARTRVPIVTALGVGAHLEELGVDPERITELDWHEHIEVGGVRFTATPAQHFSGRGLTSRNRTLWASWVVETERRKVFFSGDTGLTPAFADVGRTHGPFDLVMLEVGAYHPAWGAIHLGPENALAAFEMLGGGTLLPVHWGTFNLALHDWDDPAETLLSLATERRLRIVTPQIGAVFEPEHVDAPTPWWRAVDGARERVG, encoded by the coding sequence GTGAACGATCCTCGGCGTCAAAAAGGGCTTCGCCTCGAGCGGGCGCGCGCCTCCGCGCAGTTCAAGGACGGCAGGTTCGTCAATCCCTCGGGCGCGACCCCCGATCTCGAGGGCTCGAGCTTGCCATTGCTCGGCGAGTTTTTTTTTCGTGGCGGCCGGCGCACGCCGAAGGGCCCCCTGCCCGTCTCGCGCCCTCACGAGGCCTGGGCCCGCCCGAGCGAGACCGGCCTGCGTGTCACCTGGCTCGGCCATAGCACCGTCCTCCTCGAGCTCGACGGCCGCCGCGTCCTCACCGATCCGGTGTTCGGCGAGCGTGTCTCGCCCGTCTCGTTTGCCGGCCCGAAGCGCTTCCACCCCGTGCCGGCCGGGCTCGACGAGCTGCCGCCGCTCGACGCCGTCCTCCTCTCGCACGACCATTTCGACCACCTCTGCGCCCCCACCGTCGCGGCGCTGGCCCGCACGCGTGTCCCCATCGTCACCGCCCTCGGCGTAGGCGCGCACCTCGAAGAGCTCGGCGTGGACCCCGAGCGTATCACCGAGCTCGACTGGCACGAGCATATCGAGGTCGGCGGCGTTCGTTTCACGGCCACCCCCGCGCAGCACTTCTCGGGCCGCGGGCTCACGAGCCGCAACAGGACCTTGTGGGCCTCGTGGGTCGTCGAGACCGAGCGGCGCAAGGTCTTTTTCTCCGGCGACACCGGGCTGACCCCCGCTTTTGCGGACGTGGGCCGGACGCACGGCCCCTTCGACCTGGTGATGCTCGAGGTCGGCGCATATCACCCGGCGTGGGGCGCCATTCACCTCGGCCCCGAGAATGCGCTCGCCGCGTTCGAGATGCTCGGGGGCGGCACGCTCCTGCCCGTCCACTGGGGCACGTTCAACCTCGCCCTGCACGACTGGGACGATCCGGCCGAGACGCTGCTCTCGCTGGCCACCGAGCGGCGCCTGCGTATCGTCACGCCGCAGATCGGAGCGGTCTTCGAGCCCGAGCACGTCGACGCGCCGACGCCGTGGTGGCGCGCCGTGGACGGCGCTCGCGAACGGGTCGGGTGA
- a CDS encoding phytanoyl-CoA dioxygenase family protein — protein MTTTTIEKPEAPGRPTSAAVPPMNRCIQMPRFELGERLTPEQAEFLDTFGFIRFKGFLPRAEVQKLVEEVEAIDARLVAEGRTVINGVPLIIGKRKDGRGFIQRMCFASTFGERLHTFLQDPRFKAILEIAGPGYRIGERERDGLVINHYRREEGSSYKRLGWHTDSLRDLFYFEMPRRYLNVGFYLDDSPLTKGGVRLIPFSHNQGLWPMLTRKIHFMDTDPDPGEYALEAEAGDLTIHDGRIWHRVAEASVTGDASQRRVMYVPLMEGPEILKHEDSPMPVYFRLRRFARF, from the coding sequence ATGACCACGACGACCATCGAGAAGCCCGAGGCCCCGGGGAGACCGACGAGCGCGGCCGTGCCGCCGATGAACCGCTGCATCCAGATGCCGCGCTTCGAGCTCGGCGAGCGGCTGACGCCGGAGCAGGCGGAGTTCCTCGACACGTTCGGGTTCATCCGCTTCAAGGGCTTCCTGCCGCGGGCCGAGGTGCAGAAGCTCGTCGAGGAGGTGGAGGCGATCGACGCGCGCCTGGTCGCCGAGGGGCGGACGGTGATCAACGGCGTCCCGCTCATCATCGGCAAGCGCAAGGACGGCCGCGGCTTCATCCAGCGCATGTGCTTCGCGTCCACGTTCGGCGAGCGCCTGCACACGTTCCTGCAGGATCCACGCTTCAAGGCGATCCTGGAGATCGCGGGCCCGGGTTACCGGATCGGCGAGCGGGAGCGGGACGGGCTCGTCATCAACCATTACCGGCGCGAGGAGGGGTCGAGCTACAAGCGGCTCGGCTGGCACACGGACAGCCTGCGTGATCTCTTCTATTTCGAGATGCCGCGGCGTTACCTGAACGTCGGGTTCTACCTCGACGACTCGCCGCTGACGAAGGGGGGCGTGCGGCTGATCCCGTTCTCCCACAACCAGGGCCTCTGGCCGATGCTGACGCGCAAGATCCATTTCATGGATACGGACCCGGATCCGGGCGAATACGCGCTCGAGGCCGAGGCGGGTGATCTGACGATCCACGACGGCCGCATCTGGCACCGAGTCGCGGAGGCGAGCGTGACGGGTGACGCGAGCCAGCGGCGCGTGATGTACGTGCCCCTGATGGAGGGGCCGGAGATCCTCAAGCACGAGGACAGCCCGATGCCGGTGTACTTCCGGCTGCGGCGCTTCGCGCGGTTCTGA
- a CDS encoding Ig-like domain-containing protein, translating into MRRLPLSLLLLSLAAPLAGCELYDGPPQPRIVGAEDGSLEDATAPLVLAFSEPVDPATLEVKVIRFETDVEGNLFDEDADQESEPEKFFSFTKGVVEGGEAELVDDGATLVMRPSAPLPVGPKLALVIEGGLADLAGNVTKVRKRLLFGYTFKLECDAPSTVFPTGKYFLLADIEKPLQTQVQLWAAFYVDPATGRVRGQATNADRDKTQVCPTPCKSSEVCRLLPAPQCVPPSERAGTPDEHSDYVPNGTPPTGYSFTIDGCAVDQAGGKVVFATAPTDVVVQVPPVTLRNVTLTAEFAPDANGILRGTGTLEADNVLIGTTPSGKGEGNLVGRIVSADEAPADIPDPPAAP; encoded by the coding sequence ATGCGACGTCTCCCCCTCTCGCTCCTCTTGCTCTCGCTCGCGGCGCCGCTCGCCGGCTGCGAGCTCTACGATGGCCCCCCGCAGCCGCGTATCGTCGGCGCCGAGGACGGCTCGCTCGAAGACGCGACGGCGCCGCTCGTCCTCGCGTTCTCCGAGCCCGTCGATCCCGCGACGCTCGAGGTGAAGGTCATCCGCTTCGAGACCGACGTGGAGGGCAACCTCTTCGACGAGGACGCCGATCAGGAGAGCGAGCCGGAGAAGTTCTTCTCGTTCACGAAGGGCGTCGTCGAGGGCGGCGAGGCCGAGCTCGTGGACGACGGCGCGACGCTCGTGATGCGGCCGAGCGCGCCCTTGCCCGTGGGCCCGAAGCTCGCGCTCGTGATCGAGGGCGGCCTCGCCGATCTCGCGGGCAACGTCACGAAGGTCCGAAAGCGCCTGCTCTTCGGCTACACGTTCAAGCTCGAGTGCGACGCGCCTTCGACCGTCTTCCCGACCGGGAAATACTTCCTGCTCGCGGACATCGAGAAGCCGCTGCAGACGCAGGTCCAGCTCTGGGCGGCGTTCTACGTCGATCCCGCCACGGGGCGCGTGCGCGGGCAGGCCACGAACGCCGATCGCGACAAGACCCAGGTCTGCCCGACGCCCTGCAAGAGCAGCGAGGTCTGCCGCCTCTTGCCCGCGCCGCAATGCGTCCCGCCCTCCGAGCGCGCGGGCACGCCGGACGAGCATTCGGATTACGTGCCGAACGGCACCCCGCCCACGGGTTACTCGTTCACGATCGACGGCTGCGCCGTGGACCAGGCGGGCGGCAAGGTGGTGTTCGCGACCGCGCCCACGGACGTGGTCGTGCAGGTCCCGCCGGTCACGCTGCGAAACGTCACGCTCACGGCCGAGTTCGCCCCCGATGCGAACGGTATCTTGCGCGGCACGGGCACGCTGGAGGCGGACAACGTGCTCATCGGCACGACGCCGAGCGGCAAGGGCGAAGGGAACCTCGTCGGGCGGATCGTGTCGGCGGACGAGGCGCCCGCGGACATCCCCGACCCGCCGGCCGCTCCCTGA